In a genomic window of Brassica rapa cultivar Chiifu-401-42 chromosome A10, CAAS_Brap_v3.01, whole genome shotgun sequence:
- the LOC103845895 gene encoding cation/calcium exchanger 2 has protein sequence MGYPFSSVRSGYSFLILFSCLLFTSPVDSSALRPKSDNNCSALNHFHDYKSKCAYLKSIDPCASQGFIDYLSFLYCNFDGFPLLGQSLLFLWLLVLFYVLGHTASEYFCSSLESLSKLLTLSPTVAGVTLLSLGNGAPDLFASLVSFMGESKGTYDVGLNTVVGGSSFVTCVVVGIISVSLHRRRVRVERSAFIRDVCFFCAAVGSLALILVYGKINLWGALGFCSLYAVYVVFVYLSWRFGGESCEFDVESVHKRGSSLGEPILEQRDDLDEDVVVVVDDGRCYWKLVVWVITLPLYLPRRLTIPVVSEERWSKPIAVASVTSAPVLLSFLWNWKRNPTSFEAGVVYITGCSVGIVLGVVAGATTKKSHPPKKWLLPWLVGGFVMSMTWSYISAQELVALLTSLGYIFGVSPSILGLTVLAWGNSIGDLITNVTMALHDGDEGAQVAVSGCYAGPIFNTLFALGVSLVGCAWEIYPSSIVIKTDPRVLESLGFLVIGLVWSFLVLFSNRMRLGAVMGIGLLVIYLASLSIRIVQTVGDSH, from the coding sequence ATGGGATATCCATTTTCTTCAGTTCGTTCTGGTTACTCATTCCTCATCCTCTTCTCTTGTCTCCTCTTCACAAGCCCCGTTGATTCCAGCGCCCTGAGACCTAAATCAGACAACAATTGCAGTGCTCTGAATCACTTTCACGACTACAAATCAAAGTGTGCTTACCTCAAATCAATCGACCCTTGCGCGAGCCAAGGCTTCATCGACTACCTCTCCTTCCTCTACTGCAACTTCGATGGATTCCCATTACTGGGTCAGTCCCTCCTCTTCCTCTGGCTTCTCGTCCTCTTCTACGTCTTGGGTCACACAGCTTCTGAGTACTTCTGTTCGTCTCTCGAGTCTCTCTCAAAGCTCTTAACTTTATCTCCAACTGTTGCGGGTGTGACTCTCCTCTCTCTCGGTAACGGCGCTCCTGATCTGTTCGCGAGTTTGGTCTCTTTCATGGGGGAGTCAAAGGGGACTTACGATGTTGGTCTCAACACTGTTGTTGGAGGATCCTCTTTTGTTACCTGCGTAGTGGTTGGGATCATAAGCGTTTCGTTGCATAGGAGAAGGGTTAGGGTCGAGAGGTCTGCTTTTATAAGAGACGTTTGCTTCTTCTGCGCTGCGGTTGGCTCCTTGGCTTTGATCTTGGTCTATGGGAAGATCAATCTCTGGGGAGCTCTTGGGTTCTGTTCGTTGTACGCTGTTTATGTCGTCTTTGTGTATCTATCTTGGAGGTTTGGTGGAGAGAGCTGTGAGTTTGATGTTGAGTCGGTTCATAAAAGGGGTAGTAGTCTTGGTGAACCGATATTGGAGCAGAGAGATGATCTTGATGaagatgttgttgttgttgttgatgatgggAGATGTTACTGGAAGTTAGTGGTTTGGGTTATCACTTTGCCTCTCTACTTGCCGAGGAGATTGACTATACCGGTAGTGAGTGAAGAGAGATGGTCTAAACCGATAGCTGTTGCTTCGGTTACGTCTGCTCCGGTTCTGTTGTCGTTTCTATGGAACTGGAAGCGGAATCCGACAAGTTTCGAGGCAGGGGTTGTGTATATAACCGGGTGTTCGGTCGGTATAGTTCTCGGTGTTGTAGCAGGAGCCACGACGAAGAAGTCACACCCACCGAAGAAGTGGCTACTACCTTGGTTAGTAGGAGGGTTTGTAATGAGCATGACGTGGAGTTACATATCAGCACAAGAGCTAGTCGCGCTTTTGACTTCACTAGGTTACATCTTCGGTGTAAGCCCTTCGATCTTGGGCCTTACGGTTCTCGCGTGGGGGAACTCTATAGGAGATCTTATAACCAACGTGACGATGGCGCTGCACGATGGGGACGAAGGAGCTCAAGTGGCTGTGTCGGGATGTTACGCGGGTCCTATCTTTAATACGTTGTTCGCTCTAGGGGTGTCGCTTGTGGGATGCGCGTGGGAGATTTATCCGTCGAGCATTGTGATTAAGACGGATCCTCGTGTGTTGGAGAGTCTTGGGTTTTTAGTTATAGGACTGGTTTGGTCGTTCTTGGTTCTGTTTAGTAATAGAATGAGGCTTGGTGCCGTGATGGGTATAGGGCTTTTGGTTATTTACTTGGCTTCCTTGTCTATAAGAATTGTACAGACAGTTGGAGATTCTCACTAA
- the LOC103845896 gene encoding LOW QUALITY PROTEIN: protein PNS1 (The sequence of the model RefSeq protein was modified relative to this genomic sequence to represent the inferred CDS: deleted 1 base in 1 codon), with product MEIEQTVTTPAATQQPQQDVVTSPAAAQQQTLTGRFFRCLFTSIFYSQLILISALVIFLTLRGLLFTKSPNFHPKKWYTPLLSSVALSGLLSLSWQCLFLCNIASTSKATIILAPLLTFSVGIFLVLYGKTFVPGIGGLLILFSFAQAIHSWLFVTRRRREFTFTITALSTSVLPPRTRLIAVVSSILSVLYSAFLAAGIGGATATRRGLVDILFISLIVISLAWTMQVLKNVQVVAVSKAAYVHFANYDVINACDALCGTLRSQLGSVCIGSTLVPVFVVIRGMIRTVNREATAATGPCTQVMGYGDCAWVANHMVLVGNRYGFVHVGVHNKGFVQASRDAWQEFRRTVGLEELVDADLTSSICFLSAFGIGAISALTAGIWELNIHEDYFFQMTLYAFIIGYFLGRVSSAWLQACVMAYFVAYAANPEGANFDNTIPERIARQNVEENKSLADNEVRQTEEEQEITYHFCLLFDFLKLFQPYRLCRLDIV from the exons ATG GAAATCGAACAAACCGTTACAACTCCCGCCGCCACACAACAACCACAACAAGACGTCGTGACATCTCCCGCCGCCGCACAACAACAAACCCTAACCGGAAGATTCTTCAGATGCCTTTTCACGTCTATTTTCTACTCGCAACTCATCCTAATCTCAGCCCTAGTCATCTTCCTCACGCTAAGAGGCCTACTCTTCACAAAATCACCTAACTTCCACCCCAAGAAATGGTACACCCCTCTCCTTTCCTCCGTCGCTCTCTCCGGACTCCTCTCTTTATCCTGGCAATGCCTCTTCCTCTGCAACATAGCATCAACATCCAAAGCCACGATCATTCTCGCACCTCTACTCACATTCTCCGTCGGGATCTTCCTTGTACTCTACGGCAAAACGTTTGTTCCAGGGATCGGCGGGCTACTCATCCTCTTTAGCTTCGCTCAGGCAATCCATTCCTGGCTCTTCGTCACTCGTAGGAGGCGCGAGTTCACCTTCACGATAACGGCACTCTCCACATCCGTTCTACCTCCAAGAACCAGACTAATAGCCGTCGTGTCGTCGATCTTAAGCGTCCTTTACTCTGCCTTCTTGGCGGCGGGAATCGGTGGAGCTACGGCTACAAGAAGAGGTCTAGTAGACATTCTCTTCATCTCTTTGATCGTGATAAGCCTTGCCTGGACCATGCAGGTTCTCAAGAACGTGCAAGTAGTCGCCGTTTCGAAAGCTGCGTACGTACACTTTGCTAATTATGACGTCATAAACGCATGTGATGCTCTTTGTGGTACTCTGAGAAGCCAGCTCGGGAGCGTTTGTATTGGCTCTACGCTCGTTCCGGTTTTTGTAGTCATCAGGGGAATGATACGAACTGTTAATAGG GAGGCAACGGCAGCGACCGGACCATGTACGCAGGTCATGGGGTATGGGGACTGCGCTTGGGTTGCTAATCATATGGTCTTAGTCGGAAACAGATACGGGTTTGTTCATGTTGGAGTTCACAACAAAGGCTTTGTGCAAGCGTCGAGAGATGCATGGCAAGAGTTTAGAAGAACGGTTGGGTTGGAGGAGCTCGTGGATGCTGACCTCACTAGCTCCATATGCTTCCTCAGCGCCTTTGGTATAGGGGCGATATCTGCGTTGACTGCTGGTATATGGGAGCTTAATATCCATGAGGACTACTTCTTTCAGATGACTCTCTATGCATTCATCATCGGATACTTTTTG GGGAGAGTTTCGTCTGCTTGGTTGCAAGCATGTGTTATGGCTTACTTTGTAGCTTATGCTGCCAATCCAGAAGGAGCTAACTTTGACAACACGATTCCAGAACGTATTGCGCGGCAAAATGTAGAAGAGAATAAAAGTTTAGCTGATAATGAAGTGAGACAGACGGAGGAGGAACAGGAGATAACATACCACTTTTGTTTACTTTTCGATTTCTTGAAGCTCTTTCAACCTTATAGACTTTGTAGATTGGATATTGTTTAG